In Patescibacteria group bacterium, the sequence AACTCTGTCACGATGGGCACCCCCCTTTCTTCTTTGCCAATCGATCCCGCTAATAATTCTTCTTACTACTATATTTTTTGTGCCTCAAGCAGTTTAACCACATATGAATTAAATGCAAAACTAGAAGCCACTGCCAATAACAGTGTAATGAGTAATGATGGTGGAACACAATCTGGTTGGTATGAAATTGGTTCGGAACTGTCTATTTTAAATTAATTTTTAATGATTTATAATAATTTAAATAAGGTCGAATTTTAAAAAGGTCGTAAAAATAAAAAAATAAAACAAAAAAATAAAATAAATTTTATGAAAAAAGGTTTTACATTGATTGAATTATTGGTTGTTATCGCTATTTTAGCGGTGTTGATGAGTGTTATTGTTGTTACTCTTAACCCCGCTGAAATGTTAAAGAAAACTCGCGATACTAAAAGAATTGCTGATTTAGACGCTTTGAGAACGGCGATCAATTTATATATCACCGATGTTGGTTCACCGAGTATGGGCAGTCCCGGAGTTTGTTATGCTAGTCAAGCCGGAGCAACTTCATCGGGGATCACATGCTCTAGTGTCACTGCTTCTACTAATCAAAATGTTACGGGAACCGGTTGGATACCCATTAATTTTACTTCTATTTCATCTGGTTCACCACTTTCTTCTTTACCTCTTGATCCACGAAATGTTACTACTACGTCAGCGACGACCTCCTATGTTTATTATTACAAAACTAACACAAGTTCAACCACGTATGAGTTGCTTTGTAATATGGAGTCAACCTATTATGCTAATGGTGGATCAGGCAATGTAGAAAGCACCGATGGAGGAGATGATGCAGATTTATATGAAGTTGGATCTGATTTAACTCTAATGTAGTTTTAATAGATGATTTTATGGAATTGATAAATTTGGTGGTAAATCAAGCTATATTTATTTATTTCATTCTTACAGCCGGTTTGGTTATTGGGTTTAAAAAAATCCAGCAGCTAATCAAGCCGGCTGTAATTTTACTTTTAATATTAAAAATTGCCGAATTAGCCATAAAAGTAATTGGGCAATTTTTAGTATTTAAAAATTCAGAAATTACAGTTTATTTACTTCCGCCCTATCAAAAAATAACAGAGTTCTTCCTTCATTATATTGACTATCGTTTTATCTTGCCTGTGATTTTTCCAATTTTAGTTGGTTTGTTTTTCTTTTTAGCGGCTAAGTTTATTAACCGTTTAGCTGGTGAAAGATTTTTTGAAAAAGAGGAGTCATGGATGTTATTTTATGCTATAATGTTTTTAGGGCATCCAATGTGGTTTGTTTATATTTTTCTCATTTTGATTATTGCCATCATTCTTTATTTATTGCAACTTGTTTTTAAAAAAATTCAATTTAACGAACGATTGCCACTTTATTATTTATGGTTGCCACTCGCTATTCTTGTTTTCTTTTTGCAGAAAATTAATTTACCAATCAATTGGCTCAATGATTTTATAAATAGTATTAGATTTTAATTAATTAAAAAAATATGGCTTTGCGTTTGCCGATAGAAAAAATAAAAGAGCTTTTGGTGAATAGCGGCTTAGTACCAGCTGATGCTTTTCAATCGATTATTGAGGAAAGTAAAAGAGCGGGGCAGGATATTATTGATATTTTAATTTCTCGCGGATTCATTACTGAGGATTATGCCTTGCAGCTTTATGCTGATTATTTTAAAACGCCTGTTATTAAACTTCGTGGTAGATTAATAAAAAAATCTCTTTTATCAATGATACCCGAAGAAATTGCTCGAATGCGGCGCGCAGTAGTTTTTGACCAAGATAAAAATGGCGTCATTTATGTTGGCATGGAGGATCCGGGCGATTTGGAAACGATTAATTTCTTGGAAAAATATCTTAATGCGCCAATTAAAGTTTTTCTTACCACTGATAAGGATTTGAATTATGTTTATTCTTTGTATGGCAAAGAAGTTGTTGAAGATTTTAGACAATTAATTGAGGAAAATATTAAGGCGACCGCCCGCTTGAAAATGATGGGCGAGAAGGAAGTGGCTGAGGAATTGCCGATTATTAATATTGTTGACGGCATTTTGGCATATGCCATTTCTTTAAATGCTTCTGATATTCACATTGAAGTTTTAAAAGATGGTGTTTTGGTGCGATTTCGTATTGATGGAGTGCTTCATGAAATGATGAGAATTCCTAAAGAAGTACATCCAGCAATTGTGGCGAGAATTAAATTATTGGCGGGTTTGAAAATTGATGAACATCGCAAACCCCAAGACGGTCGTTTGCGGTATGAAGCATTGGGCGAGGCGATGGATATTCGTGTTGCCATTATGCCGACTTTTTATGGCGAAAAAGTAGAAATGCGTTTGTTGCGGGCCACAGCGAAGCCGATGAGTTTAAGAGAATTAGGAATGCTTGATGATACGGCTAAATTGATTGAAGAAAGCATTAAAAAAACTTTTGGAATGATTTTGGTAACTGGTCCGACGGGCTCTGGTAAAACAACCACCTTGTATTCCATCCTAAATATGTTAAACAAACCAGAAGTGAATATTGTTACTATTGAAGATCCTATCGAGTATGACATACGTTATGTCAATCAAACTCAGATTAATCCACAAGCAGGCATCACTTTTGCCACTGGATTAAGA encodes:
- a CDS encoding type II secretion system GspH family protein, which encodes MKKGFTLIELLVVIAILAVLMSVIVVTLNPAEMLKKTRDTKRIADLDALRTAINLYITDVGSPSMGSPGVCYASQAGATSSGITCSSVTASTNQNVTGTGWIPINFTSISSGSPLSSLPLDPRNVTTTSATTSYVYYYKTNTSSTTYELLCNMESTYYANGGSGNVESTDGGDDADLYEVGSDLTLM
- a CDS encoding GspE/PulE family protein, whose protein sequence is MALRLPIEKIKELLVNSGLVPADAFQSIIEESKRAGQDIIDILISRGFITEDYALQLYADYFKTPVIKLRGRLIKKSLLSMIPEEIARMRRAVVFDQDKNGVIYVGMEDPGDLETINFLEKYLNAPIKVFLTTDKDLNYVYSLYGKEVVEDFRQLIEENIKATARLKMMGEKEVAEELPIINIVDGILAYAISLNASDIHIEVLKDGVLVRFRIDGVLHEMMRIPKEVHPAIVARIKLLAGLKIDEHRKPQDGRLRYEALGEAMDIRVAIMPTFYGEKVEMRLLRATAKPMSLRELGMLDDTAKLIEESIKKTFGMILVTGPTGSGKTTTLYSILNMLNKPEVNIVTIEDPIEYDIRYVNQTQINPQAGITFATGLRAILRQDPNIIMIGEIRDEETAEIAVHSALTGHLVLSSLHTNDAPTAVPRLIDMKIPPFLVAAVLNTVIAQRLVRRICRDCIESYQPDEEFLESLRMQFKGTPNENIELPKILYRGAGCQICNYTGYRGQLAIFEALNLDEDMRRLITKPDFELDTLRKLAKERGMITMLEDGIRKAQLGMTTVEEVLRVIRE